A genomic segment from Desulfonatronum lacustre DSM 10312 encodes:
- a CDS encoding HU family DNA-binding protein — MNKSELIRNLAEKNDIPMDYATTVVNTFFQSIKDAMIQGDRVEIRGFGSFKVKDYQGYKGRNPKTGQSVEVQPKRLPFFRPGKELKDHLNEDA; from the coding sequence ATGAACAAAAGCGAATTAATCCGCAATCTTGCCGAAAAGAACGACATCCCGATGGATTACGCAACCACTGTGGTGAACACCTTTTTTCAGTCCATCAAGGATGCCATGATCCAGGGCGACCGCGTGGAGATCAGGGGATTCGGCAGCTTCAAGGTCAAGGACTACCAGGGCTACAAGGGCCGCAACCCCAAAACCGGTCAGTCCGTGGAAGTCCAGCCCAAACGACTGCCCTTCTTCCGACCGGGCAAGGAGCTCAAGGACCACCTGAACGAAGACGCGTAG
- a CDS encoding MinD/ParA family protein, whose translation MQTNPNGTLSIAVFSGKGGVGKSSLSANLGFCLSESGLRCLLMDCDLGLANLDILLGISSEATIQDLLVRDIAAQRLVQPVAPNLDLLPAASGVPELVEMDEDQRGLLLKKLEPIISDYAFLILDMAAGLNPTLLAMARAAAKRIVVLTPEPTSLTDAYAVIKVLSAKADIHDFLILVNQVANREEAQTTHRRLDAAVEKFLGFKTHYLGMVRSDPNMGKAVAKQQALMRIAPKSPAAEDIRVLAERLQSLRAALMPGLLDKPALANF comes from the coding sequence ATGCAAACCAACCCCAATGGGACCTTGAGCATCGCCGTATTCAGCGGCAAGGGCGGTGTCGGCAAGTCCAGCCTCAGCGCGAACCTGGGCTTCTGCCTCAGTGAATCCGGACTGCGCTGCCTGCTGATGGACTGCGACCTCGGGCTGGCCAATCTGGACATCCTGTTGGGAATCTCCAGCGAAGCCACCATCCAGGACCTGCTGGTCCGGGACATCGCCGCACAACGACTCGTCCAGCCGGTGGCCCCAAACCTGGATCTGCTGCCGGCTGCCAGCGGTGTGCCCGAACTGGTGGAGATGGATGAGGACCAGCGCGGCCTGTTGCTGAAAAAACTGGAGCCGATCATATCCGACTACGCCTTTCTGATCCTGGACATGGCCGCCGGTCTGAACCCCACGTTGCTGGCCATGGCACGGGCCGCTGCCAAGCGGATCGTCGTGCTCACTCCGGAGCCCACCTCGCTGACCGACGCCTACGCCGTAATCAAAGTGCTTTCAGCCAAAGCCGACATTCACGACTTTCTGATCCTGGTCAACCAGGTCGCGAACCGGGAGGAGGCCCAAACCACCCATCGACGCCTGGACGCTGCCGTGGAAAAATTCCTCGGCTTCAAAACCCACTACCTGGGCATGGTCCGGAGTGATCCGAACATGGGAAAAGCCGTGGCCAAGCAGCAAGCCCTGATGCGCATCGCGCCCAAATCACCGGCTGCCGAGGACATTCGGGTCCTGGCCGAACGGCTGCAATCCCTGCGCGCGGCCCTGATGCCGGGATTGCTCGACAAACCGGCCCTGGCAAATTTTTAA